A stretch of Solenopsis invicta isolate M01_SB chromosome 9, UNIL_Sinv_3.0, whole genome shotgun sequence DNA encodes these proteins:
- the LOC105201823 gene encoding L-xylulose reductase, which produces MNISFEGKRILVTGAGQGIGRELALRLSKYKGQVFALSKTKKHLDSLVAIDPKIQSICVNLRDWDATKTAVQSVLPIDLLVNNAAVAVLTPFLDATPEGFDLTFDVNVKAVLNVSQVVAKSMIERKSGGSIVNISSQAGQAALKDHAVYCSSKGALDMLSKAMALELGPHNIRVNNVGPTVVMTEMGKLGWSDPQKAQSMISKIPLGRFAEVDEVVDPVIYLLSDRSSMINGACLPIDGGFLAG; this is translated from the exons ATGAACATCAGTTTTGAAGGAAAACGCATTCTCGTAACCGGCGCTGGTCAAG GAATCGGCAGGGAATTAGCTCTTCGTCTCTCGAAATACAAGGGACAAGTGTTCGCGCTGTCGAAAACGAAAAAGCACTTGGATAGCTTGGTGGCAATTGATCCGAAGATTCAGTCTATCTGCGTGAATCTTCGCGACTGGGATGCGACTAAAACGGCCGTGCAAAGTGTTCTGCCGATCGATCTATTGGTCAACAATGCTGCTGTCGCGGTCCTTACGCCGTTCTTGGACGCCACGCCCGAGGGATTTGACCTGACTTTCGATGTCAATGTGAAGGCTGTATTGAACGTGTCCCAGGTTGTAGCCAAGAGCATGATCGAGCGCAAAAGCGGCGGCAGCATTGTAAATATATCATCGCAAGCCGGTCAGGCGGCATTGAAGGATCACGCGGTTTATTGCTCGTCGAAGGGGGCCCTCGACATGTTGTCAAA AGCAATGGCCCTCGAACTAGGTCCGCATAACATAAGAGTCAATAATGTTGGCCCTACAGTCGTAATGACGGAAATGGGAAAATTGGGTTGGAGTGATCCGCAGAAAGCACAAAGCATGATCAGTAAAATTCCGCTAGGTCGATTTGCTG AAGTGGACGAGGTAGTGGATcctgttatatatttattgagcGACCGAAGTTCCATGATCAATGGCGCCTGCTTGCCCATCGACGGTGGTTTCTTAGCTGGATAA